A stretch of DNA from Gasterosteus aculeatus chromosome 7, fGasAcu3.hap1.1, whole genome shotgun sequence:
tcataaagacagacacctgacagagacagacaggttcatAAAGACAGACAACAGGcctgacagagacagacataTTCATGAAGACAGACAcctgacagagacagacaggttcatAAAGACAGACAACAGGcctgacagagacagacatgttcataaagacagacacctgacagagacagacatgttCATAAAGACAGACACCTGACAGAGACAGGATTTGGTTCATCCTCATGTGATAGGTGCAATTCCACAGTCTGTCCACCAGGTGGAACGTGGCACAGGTGACTCCACCTGGGAAGCTGTTATCTAAGTGTCATCACTTGAAGATCAATGATGACCTTGAGCCCATGTGACGCTGCTCTGaccatcagccaatcagagcagctttctgcctcctcctgctctgacCCGTAACACAGTGTTCCTCAAAACCTCTTTCGGAACCTGGTTCTGGTCCCCATTAAGAGAAAGAGCTAGGTGTTTACCTCCACACATGATGTAGTCTCTGAAGAGAGGAACTCTGAACCAGAACGGCAGCATCAGCAGGTGAGACCTGAGTCCAGGAAACAGACGAGAGAAACCTGTGGCCTCCGTACAAAAGTTCCCAAACGCACCAGCTACCAGcacacctgagagacagacaggtcaaCACAGCTACCAGcacacctgagagacagacaggtcaaCACAGCTACCAGCACACCTGAGAGACAGGCGGGTAGAcgggcagagagacagacagagatacaGACAGTTTCTCACCATGTGGATGGAATCCGAAGATGTAGTTTTTCTTTGGATCCAGATCGACTGTTTTAACCAGCTGGAGACACAGATCAATAATCAATCACCACACTCACAGATAAGGTTCATTGATCAGATCAATAATCAATCACCACACTCACAGATAAGGTTCATTGATCAGATCAATAATCCTTAGCTCACCGTCAAAGGGAAGTAGTCCTTAAAGAAGTCCCAGACGCTCCAACTCCTGACCCACTGTGACCTCCGACCCCCGCAGGTGGGCGTGTCCCAGTCCAGCCACAGCCAACCAGCATACAGCAGGGCCACAATCCACCAATCAGAGAGAGCCAAGAGCACGAAGGCAGCAAGACAGCACTGAGCTGTCAGGTGATCAGACAGACAGCATATTGATCATCATGATTCTACGCGGGGAGGTTCTACGCGGGGAGGTTTAACCCGGGGAGGTTCTACGCGGGGAGGTTTAACCCGGGGAGGTTCTACGCGGGGAGGTTCTACGCGGGGAGGTTCTACGCGGGGAGGTTTAACGCGGGGAGGTTCTACGCGGGGAGGTTTAACCCGGGGATGTTCTACGCGGGGAGGTTTAACCCGGGGAGGTTCTACGCGGGGGGGTTCTACGCGGGGAGGTTTAACGCGGGGAGGTTCTACGCGGGGAGGTTTAACCCGGGGAGGTTCTACGCGGGGAGGTTTAACCCGGGGAGGTTCTACGCGGGGAGGTTTAACGCGGGGAGGTTCTACGCGGGGAGGTTTAACCCAGGGAGGTTCTACGCGGGGAGGTTTAACGCGGGGAGGTTCTACGCGGGGAGGTTTAACCCGGGGAGGTTCTACGCGGGGAGGTTTAACGCGGGGAGGTTCTACGCGGGGAGGTTTAACCCGGGGAGGTTCTACGCGGGGAGGTTTAACCCGGGGAGGTTTAACGCGGGGAGGTTCAACGCGGGGAGGTTTAACCCGGGGAGGTTCTACGCGGGGAGGTTTAACGCGGGGAGGTTCTACGCGGGGAGGTTCTACGCGGGGAGGTTCAACGCGGGGAGGTTTAACCCGGGGAGGTTTAACGCGGGGAGGTTCTACGCGGGGAGGTTTAACCCGGGGAGGTTCTACGCGGGGAGGTTTAACGCGGGGAGGTTCTACGCGGGGAGGTTTAACCCGGGGAGGTTCTACGCGGGGAGGTTTAACCCGGGGAGGTTTAACCCGGGGAGGTTCTACGCGGGGAGGTTTAACCCGGGGAGGTTCTACGCGGGGAGGTTTAACGCGGGGAGGTTCTACGCGGGGAGGTTCTACGCGGGGAGGTTCAACGCGGGGAGGTTCAACGCGGGGAGGTTCAACGCGGGGAGGTTTAACCCGGGGAGGTTTAACGCGGGGAGGTTCTACGCGGGGAGGTTCTACGCGGGGAGGTTTAACCCGGGTCTTCGACCGCCAGCAAGGCGACGCGCTCCGCGGCTGCAGGGGGAGACGGAGCGGCTCGGCCCCGCTAACGACCAGGCGGACCGGGAGGAACGCAGGATGGCGGTCTGGGGACGTTGCCGTGCGTTCCTCCCGCCCAAAGAGGCGAAggagcagtccggaggaaccgacagtagttcaggttaaagccgggcggatggttgttgtGTTGGGTGAGATGttagcttagttagcttagttgggttagttgggttcactgcttctcttcacctgtcggtgTCACTCTGTGTCTGTGGCGTGCTGCCTAAGTCCCGCCCCCCTTTCCACAAGGAGGGACAGaggatcaacttaaatgttaaatgtaaaatgaatatcgcagcaccaagGATTATTGCACGTGATTTCTGAGAGTGTGAGATGTGTCATTTTATTGCACATTGCGACAAGCCTAGTTATGAGTAAGTTGAACTTTTAAAACATTGCACGAACCAATCACAGCAGGCGGATATCTTTTCTTACTGGCATCAGTCGTCTTTAAATATATGGTGGAGTTCCATCACTTCAGTGCAGGGCAACCCGTCCGTCCCACTATTTCAAATACTTAACCCTAACAGTTGGGACCTCCGGTTCAAAGGTCGCCAACCAGCTGTCGGTCAGCTGGTGACGTGGAGCTAGAGTCCAGAGCCTGGCTTTTCAGCACTCCGAAGACGAAGAGTCAATGTTACTTGACACCAgaataaaatcattaaacaggacatttattaaatacttgACCACATACAAGTCATCAAGGctaaagggttagggttattaaATGTGGAAAGGCACATGTTCTACACCTCAGGACATACATTTTGCCCCATGAGTCACCACGAGATTACCTGGACATTGAGGCGCAAACATCTTGGCTATGAGCTGACTTAACAAACTATCGTATTGTTGTGACAGAGAGCCTAACCCACTACTGACCATCAGTCAACAAATCAGATGTTTGTGTTCAGTCACATGCTCGTTAATGTCAAACAACCACACCAGGAACAGGCTTAACTACCGTTTTACGGCAGTAGCTCTGGTTGGAGCCGACGACGTAGTTGTCATGACGCCTCTAAGTTCAGCGTTTTGTTCGTCGCCACCTTGTTTTTGCAACCAGTGAAGAGGAAGTGACAGTATAAAGACTGAGGGGGACGCAGAGACATTCTATACGTCTCTAgtcctgtcaatcagcgtgtagccccgccctaaagcatcccctgctttatggtgtgtttgactctaaatggaccatctgTAGCGATGTGGAAGAGCATAGCAATGTACACATGAGAATATATATCTTGAATCTTGATCAATGTActaaaatacattacattaaatgaacatcctgctgtattgaagaaaacctatgtattgtacatcttttacattggatgtgtacagaatgaacattgtagtctgtccatcaggagacggatcctccttgAGGTtcctttttccccatggaagggttttcattttctgGAGTTTTTCTTGTGCCGATGTgaaggtttcgggacagaggatgacgtatgtgtacagaccgtAAAGCACTCTGaagcaaatttgtgatttgcgATTTTggtctatacaaaataaaaatgaattgaattaaatcaaatataGCTGAGTTCAAATGCATTTCCCCTTAATTAGGTTTGATCACCGCTTGCAGAGCCACCAGCTGTTTTATTCTAGTGTGAAACTACAACATCTGATGGAGAGCAaaacatcaggaccacagagagtcttcacatcttcacactctacctccactaacacacgaactggagcacttacattggacttataatggctcttatctatctTATTTGATGAacttgcactttcttgtttcttgttcttctgagtttgtttcctcatggttgaaatgttcttatagTAAGTCGatctggataaaagcgtcagataaaggACATGTGATGATTCTCGTTAGAGCTAAAAGCAGCTGGACTTTGACCTGCAGCTCCACGTCACCAGCTGCCACTGAACCTGAGCGCGTCCTCGACGTGAGAGCACGACGTCCCGTGACGGCAGACAGGTACACGTTACCTAAAGCCAGGAAGGAGAAGACCCACTGCAGCGTGGCGGCGGTCTGCAGCCTCCTCCGCAGCGGGATGTTCAGCGGGGCGAACTCCACCTTCATGCCGGCGGTGAGGCTCTTTTGCCGGCTTGGAGCGATGCGACTTGCCCGTGTGTCCGCCTggaagtctgtctgtctgtctgtctgtctgcctgtctgcctgtcttaCGGCAGACAATAAGCAGACTGCTCTTTTAGTTGAATATAAACTGTATCAATCTTGTCTCAGTCGGACTCTCAACTAAACTCAAACTACAAACACGCGCCTCCTCCCTCCGCTCGCGCGCATGCGCATCGGGCCTCCCCCGCGGGAGGAACCTCCCAtcggccaatcagagctcaGGAGTCCTGCGCGTACCCGTGCGCGTACCCGTGCGTGCACACGAGGAGGTCTTTCTaaagtaaatacaaattaaaacataGAAGCCTATGTTCGTATTAAAGCCTGATTTAAAATAGACCGTCAGTGATGTTGATTCGTAGGAAGAATCCTTCCTAATAACAGTCACGTGACCTTTTAGGGTTTcaacacatttctaaatgtgCGAAGTTGTGAAACTCATTAGAAATCAGTTGAAAAGTTTCTGTGTGAAGAGTCAAATGTTTCATATAAAACTGTTTTATaagtgagtcagtgtgtgtgtgtgtgtgtttaggactCTTATGACGTCTTTATAAGTCTCTCAGAGTCATTTTCACAGTTCATGTTAAACCAGTTAACATGTTAGTTCATTTAAACAGGtccagttaaacattttaaaccagTTATCCCACATACACCAGTTAAACAAATTAGACCCGTTCAACATGTTAAACTAACTAGTTGAAACAGTTCAACCCATTAGTCCAGTGGGACCAAAAATCAGACCAGTTAAAACATATGTATACATAAGTATTTACTATAGTACTGTGTATTATACTACCAGGACTTTTACTGTGTACAATACACAAGTTACTTTACTAAGTCGTTGACTATTTATTGATTGATACATTAatccagaggtcttcaacagggggtccgtggaggtactgcagggggtcgcaaaacctttggatgagaagacaatctttttttcaaccaattttcTTTCCACAAATTCAACTGtcatcagaattgtatttaaatacacattaacatgaatccaacatgttGTAGAAACCGATACATTGATGCAGgagacgttgtctttcagtccctcagcagctctcaagctggacaccggttcactcatcacgctgatacgacatcacagccaatcagatccgttcgtgctcacgtctaaagagcgcggaactcaaaaataaaagatggcggaccaaacgcCGTAgaacagggggtccctgctccatctcgccatcagttcgggggaccttggcctgaaaaacgttgaagagccctgcattaatgtgttcatagctTCAATGTTGCAGCTCCTTAATAATATGGAACTATACAATTAGTTTGTCTTCATAATATCAATACTTTGAATAACTCAGAGTTTATTAGTTAAGAATCTCATTCATTAAAGAAGCTCTGAGAAGtagaagcagacacacacacactaaacaagGCCTGTTGGTTCCCCATTGAGACCTTGTGGTTCCTAAGTGGACCGGTCCATCAGAAGTAGACCAGTCCGGAGTGTGCATTGTGGGGTTGTCCTGGTGGAACCTCCTGTAGCATGTTCTGGTCCGTATGTCTGCTGACAGTGTGGTACTGGACTGACCCGTCCAGCAGCTGGAGGTACGGACTCACAGGGGGGTCCAGCAGTCCTCGGTGTGGACCGTCAGGTCCATAAGCTACAACCGTCAGAACAGAAGTGTCGCGGTCCAGGTCAGTCTGCTCGCCCATGTGGTGCAGCTGTTTCTTGTGGGTCTGAAGGTGGTCCTGATTGTCAAACTGGCCCTggtactgctgctgcttcttcagatTGTTGGTGTGGTCCTGGTACTGTTGCTGCTTATTTTGGTTCTGGCTCTGCTCCCCCTGGTTCTCCTGAAGGTCCATCTGGGTATGGAACTGCTGCTTCTTCTGGCTCTGGATCTGGTTGTGGACTTGGTTCTTGACGTCTTTCCAGTGTCGCCCTCTGAGGTCAGGCTCCAGGTCTAGACAGCGCTGGCAGACTTCCTTCCCCGGAACCGACTGGACCAGCACGTAGACTCCCAGCTGTCTCCAGACCGCCTCCTTCtcagcagaagaccagggtCGACGTTGGACCTTTCCAGGAGCCACAGGGACTGAAAGACAGAAAATTGATGACAAATGAGGTCTCAGGCCAGTGATGTGATCAGCAGAATACAGGAGAACCCACCAGCAGGGGTCTGCAGCCTGGACTCCCGTGAACTCATGTAGGTCGACGTTCTGGGTCTGCTTGGAGACAAAACTACAAACGAGACAGACGGTCAGAATGCACCATCTAGTCGACGTGTTCTGATAAAGGTTGGTCGTCTGGGGTCAGAGGTTAGAATCAGGATGTAGCCTCTGGCCTGGGGttgagatttatttattttgcaatgcAAACCAATCAATAATTGTACTTTAAGTGAGCAGAGAGGctcatttccatctgctgtccccAGCCAGACGATTGACGGAGAATAACAAAAGGAAATTAATTCAAATTCATGGACTGACAAAGAACAGAAAAGTGTACGACAATAGACCAGACAACAGAATGCAGCCTGCGTCaggcagaacaaacacacctaAGCACATATACAGCACAACACTGAAGCACGTCACATACACAGAGAGATAATAACACTGAACAAGACGTACATCTAAGCAAGCAgaggtccgtttcaagtaggaggtttaacaaactcagTCAAACTCAGAGTTGATTCACCCGGAGACGAGAAACTGACTTTCTGGTCTCAGAACTGCTGTTCAGAGTTGGTTCATTCAACTCcagtaggttgactcagagttgagcgtgTGCAtcaccacagtatgaaggcagcatgaatggagccacgatactatcagttaccatgacaaccaccacaaacagtATATTCACACCTATTGAGCTGTAAATAGTAATGCAAGCGGACGGCGAGGATGAACCTGTAACTAGGAAGTAAAGCAACACGCTGCTGCAGCAAATGACAGAGAAACGGCGTAAGTTACAATAAAGTGTTgacagttaatatttaatgtacactcatcataatccatacgttttactCATTTCCAGtgggaaaataacattttttacattctgTTAGAATGCACTAAATACGCGCTTGAAATACCCACTCATGCTCATATTTAGATtaatatcgctggtaaaaactaGTATTGAACCTATAATATGTTTTATTCAGGTGCCGGTTGGAGCGAGgcacacgtttctcacggctctgcatacagcagctttacgaATATTCTCTGCAGCACCGATGTAAAGGAAAATGCcgtttgcaaaaaaagtaatacacGACACAAAGATGCTCGTATGTGAGATCTTGTCCACGATGAGTGACATTAGTTATATGGACGGGTGAGGTTAGGAGCCAGGTACaagtttctcacggctctgcatacagcagctttactaatattctactgttgtaaaggaaaacacgtgatactacacaaagaatgtaCTCGTATGTGAGATCTTGTCCACGATGAGTGACATTAGTTATATGGACGGGTAAGGTTAGGAGCCAGGTACaagtttctcacggctctgcatacagcagctttactaatattctactgttgtaaaggaaaacacgtgatactacacaaagaatgtaCTCGTATGTGAGATCTTGTCCACGATGAGTGACATTAGTTATATGGACGGGTAAGGTTAGGAGCCAGGTACaagtttctcacggctctgcatacagcagctttactaatattctaatgttgtaaaggaaaacacgcaacactacacaaagaatgtACTCGTATGTGAGAGCACGTCCACGATGGGGGACGTTAGTTctatgaggacgggtgaggtcaTGGACAtttttgatggactgtgaagaaaaacgatagcgttcaaacaagtagtcatcTGGAAATGAGAATATATCTAATCaggcctcaatattctctccaGACGCGTTTAACGAAGTAaaagcgcttcttcatcaacaggatcgtccagaaagcactttagtctttaacgtaa
This window harbors:
- the LOC144410261 gene encoding uncharacterized protein LOC144410261 codes for the protein MFYAGRFNPGRFYAGGFYAGRFNAGRFYAGRFNPGRFYAGRFNPGRFYAGRFNAGRFYAGRFNPGRFYAGRFNAGRFYAGRFNPGRFYAGRFNAGRFYAGRFNPGRFYAGRFNPGRFNAGRFNAGRFNPGRFYAGRFNAGRFYAGRFYAGRFNAGRFNPGRFNAGRFYAGRFNPGRFYAGRFNAGRFYAGRFNPGRFYAGRFNPGRFNPGRFYAGRFNPGRFYAGRFNAGRFYAGRFYAGRFNAGRFNAGRFNAGRFNPGRFNAGRFYAGRFYAGRFNPGLRPPARRRAPRLQGETERLGPANDQADREERRMAVWGRCRAFLPPKEAKEQSGGTDSSSG